One segment of Acidianus sp. HS-5 DNA contains the following:
- a CDS encoding ATP/GTP-binding protein: MYYIFFTGTAGSGKTTLVKEFQDYLLDQELDTAVINLDPAVEKLPYTPDFDVRDYVDAFEVMEKYGLGPNSSLIASIDLLMAKAVEIKNEVSQIEANYVLIDTPGQVELFAYRDTGRLISSLIVGDNKAANIFLMDSFLAKEARTYVSLLLLSSAIRFRMNLPQVNVLSKIDLLTPKELEEIKTWSNGEELIDRLGEVDDYSFELIRTLIESLDSAPVPISSTTDEGLDELYAELQRIFAGGEDYLTEENSPRL, translated from the coding sequence ATGTATTATATTTTCTTCACTGGAACAGCCGGTTCAGGTAAAACAACTTTAGTAAAGGAATTTCAGGACTATCTTCTTGACCAAGAACTTGATACTGCAGTAATAAACTTAGATCCCGCAGTTGAAAAGCTACCATATACTCCAGACTTCGATGTTAGAGATTACGTAGATGCCTTTGAAGTAATGGAAAAATACGGATTAGGCCCTAACTCTTCATTGATAGCTTCTATAGACCTTTTAATGGCAAAAGCTGTTGAAATAAAAAATGAGGTAAGCCAAATAGAGGCAAATTACGTTTTGATAGATACTCCAGGGCAAGTTGAGCTTTTCGCGTACAGAGATACCGGAAGATTAATTTCCTCACTTATAGTTGGCGATAATAAAGCAGCTAACATATTCTTAATGGATTCCTTCTTAGCTAAAGAAGCTAGAACTTACGTGTCTTTATTGCTTTTATCTAGTGCAATAAGGTTTAGGATGAATTTGCCACAAGTTAACGTGTTGTCAAAAATAGACCTTTTAACTCCTAAAGAGTTGGAGGAAATAAAAACTTGGAGTAACGGAGAAGAACTCATAGATAGATTAGGAGAAGTGGATGATTACTCCTTCGAACTTATAAGAACTTTGATAGAAAGCCTTGATTCTGCTCCTGTTCCTATCTCATCTACAACTGACGAAGGCCTTGATGAGCTTTATGCTGAATTACAAAGGATATTCGCAGGAGGAGAAGATTATTTAACAGAAGAGAACTCTCCTAGACTTTGA
- a CDS encoding DNA polymerase sliding clamp produces the protein MKFKALDAPAFVYIIKTVSEFMDEGAIVSTNDGIRINGIDPSRVVFLDIFLPAGYFENYDSKDKEVIGVNLEDLSSVLSRVRKDDTLSFEAEGSNLKIVIEGSFQRIFTLPLLSMEEQKNPSLNLEFPFKAKLLTVTFSDVMYGLADLGDTLIVSSEGGKLYLSVEGDMGESKVELSTDNGALLEASGNDAKSTYGMEYVLNTTKMGKASDTMELYFGSQIPLKLHYELPQGGYGEFYIAPRVE, from the coding sequence ATGAAATTCAAGGCTCTTGACGCTCCTGCGTTTGTATATATAATAAAAACAGTATCAGAGTTCATGGATGAAGGCGCTATAGTCTCAACAAACGATGGAATAAGGATAAACGGAATAGATCCTTCAAGAGTAGTGTTTCTAGATATATTTTTGCCTGCAGGATATTTTGAAAACTATGACTCAAAAGATAAGGAAGTAATAGGTGTAAATTTAGAAGATTTGTCTTCTGTACTTTCAAGAGTAAGGAAAGACGATACACTAAGCTTTGAAGCTGAAGGAAGTAACCTTAAGATAGTAATAGAAGGGTCATTTCAGAGAATTTTCACACTACCTTTACTATCTATGGAAGAGCAGAAAAATCCATCTCTTAATTTAGAATTTCCGTTCAAGGCAAAACTACTTACAGTAACTTTCTCTGACGTCATGTATGGTTTGGCAGATTTGGGAGACACATTGATTGTTAGTTCAGAAGGAGGCAAATTATACCTATCTGTAGAGGGTGATATGGGAGAATCTAAAGTAGAACTTTCCACAGATAATGGAGCGCTATTAGAGGCTAGTGGTAATGACGCAAAATCCACTTACGGTATGGAATACGTTCTAAATACCACAAAAATGGGTAAAGCTTCAGACACTATGGAGCTGTATTTCGGCTCTCAAATTCCTCTAAAGCTTCACTACGAACTTCCTCAAGGAGGCTATGGTGAGTTCTATATTGCTCCAAGAGTTGAATAA
- the priS gene encoding DNA primase small subunit PriS, whose translation MVSSILLQELNKIILMLFKSYYDKAELELPEDVELREFALQPFGKDTYVRHLSFSSALELKNFLLENVPLHLFYSTAKYQIPSAKEMDEKGWMGADLQFDIDADELCEVRKINFCPVCGAEVEGEKCPKDNAETIEFVEISTECINKALENTLIIRDILKEDFGLTPELYFSGNRGFHVYVKCSGDCALLDSDDRKEIVDYIKGIGVPKYSSALSTDPGWAGRKARGIQGTVVDEEVTIDVKRLFRIPNSIHGKSGLLVRKIEGNFEFSESLSPFSGYVTFLPYISGKFQILGETLELSRGIPIKLTASLGVYAHLKGLGEVKLYVR comes from the coding sequence ATGGTGAGTTCTATATTGCTCCAAGAGTTGAATAAAATTATTCTAATGTTATTTAAATCATATTACGATAAGGCAGAACTTGAGCTTCCAGAAGACGTGGAATTAAGGGAATTTGCCCTTCAACCCTTTGGTAAGGATACTTACGTTAGACACCTATCTTTTTCCTCTGCTTTAGAATTAAAGAATTTTTTACTTGAAAATGTTCCATTGCACTTATTTTATTCTACTGCAAAATATCAAATTCCGTCAGCAAAAGAAATGGATGAGAAAGGATGGATGGGAGCCGATTTACAGTTTGATATAGATGCCGACGAATTGTGTGAAGTAAGGAAAATTAATTTTTGCCCAGTATGTGGAGCAGAAGTAGAAGGTGAAAAATGCCCTAAAGATAATGCCGAAACTATAGAATTTGTTGAGATATCAACAGAATGTATAAATAAAGCGTTAGAAAATACTTTAATAATCAGAGATATTCTAAAGGAAGACTTCGGCTTGACTCCGGAATTATATTTCTCAGGAAATAGAGGTTTCCACGTTTATGTAAAGTGTAGCGGTGATTGCGCCTTACTTGACTCAGACGATAGAAAAGAAATTGTAGATTATATTAAAGGAATAGGAGTTCCAAAGTACTCTTCAGCTTTATCAACAGATCCAGGTTGGGCAGGAAGAAAGGCTAGAGGGATACAAGGAACTGTAGTAGATGAAGAAGTAACTATAGATGTAAAAAGATTATTCAGAATTCCTAATTCAATACACGGTAAATCAGGTTTGCTTGTAAGGAAAATAGAAGGCAATTTTGAATTCTCTGAATCTTTATCTCCTTTTTCGGGTTATGTCACTTTTTTACCCTACATATCTGGTAAATTTCAAATATTAGGAGAAACTTTGGAACTCTCTAGGGGAATTCCTATTAAGTTAACTGCATCATTAGGTGTTTATGCTCATTTAAAAGGTTTAGGAGAAGTGAAATTATATGTTAGATGA
- a CDS encoding 50S ribosomal protein L44e: protein MKVPKTITTYCPKCKTHTPHSVSQYKGGKRRTLSEGQRRYDRKNLGYGGQRKPEQKRFAKVTKKAVLMLKCTKCGYVIMKPGMRIKKMEIVEVAK from the coding sequence ATGAAAGTTCCCAAGACGATAACTACATATTGCCCTAAATGCAAAACTCATACGCCTCACTCTGTATCTCAATATAAAGGAGGAAAAAGAAGGACATTATCAGAAGGACAAAGAAGGTATGATAGGAAAAACCTAGGATACGGAGGTCAAAGAAAGCCAGAACAAAAGAGGTTTGCTAAAGTAACAAAAAAGGCTGTTCTAATGTTAAAGTGCACTAAGTGCGGTTACGTAATAATGAAGCCTGGAATGAGGATAAAGAAAATGGAGATAGTAGAGGTGGCTAAATAA
- a CDS encoding 30S ribosomal protein S27e, giving the protein MMRKTKILIPEPKGKFIRVKCTNCGNEQVIFSHSTFPVRCLACGTQLAYPVGGKAKIVGEIIKELG; this is encoded by the coding sequence ATAATGAGGAAAACTAAGATTCTAATTCCAGAACCTAAAGGGAAATTCATTAGAGTTAAATGCACAAACTGCGGTAACGAGCAGGTGATCTTCAGTCACTCGACTTTTCCTGTAAGATGTCTAGCCTGCGGGACACAATTGGCTTATCCTGTGGGTGGTAAAGCAAAAATAGTTGGCGAAATAATTAAAGAACTGGGTTAA
- a CDS encoding translation initiation factor IF-2 subunit alpha, translating into MIYNRHPLPREGDILIATVKQVFDYGSYVTLDEYGNLQAFLPWSEISTRWVKNIHDIVKEGRKIVVKVIRVDRRKGTVDVSLKKVNDDERRKKNAEWKKLQKTDKILELVSQKLGRPEKEAWEQVAWKLESRYGDVYDVLQKAAKEGDKFLRDAGVPEMWIKPLVDEASKHNEEKRVKESKVVVVKTLNPEGVEKIRSLFGKAIEDGEDTEFVIKIYTIGAPRYRIDVIGTEPKAVTERLNSVVEKLQEIAKDEGVEVSVQK; encoded by the coding sequence ATGATATACAATAGGCATCCTCTCCCAAGAGAAGGAGATATTTTAATTGCTACCGTAAAACAAGTTTTCGATTATGGAAGTTATGTTACATTAGATGAGTATGGGAATTTACAAGCTTTCTTACCTTGGAGTGAAATAAGCACTAGATGGGTTAAGAATATTCACGATATTGTTAAAGAAGGAAGAAAAATAGTTGTTAAAGTTATTCGTGTAGATAGAAGGAAAGGAACAGTAGATGTCTCACTAAAGAAAGTTAACGATGATGAAAGAAGGAAAAAGAACGCAGAATGGAAGAAACTTCAAAAAACTGATAAAATACTTGAGCTAGTTTCTCAAAAACTTGGAAGACCGGAAAAGGAAGCCTGGGAACAAGTTGCTTGGAAATTAGAAAGCAGGTACGGAGACGTTTATGATGTATTACAAAAAGCGGCTAAAGAAGGAGACAAATTTCTAAGAGATGCAGGAGTTCCAGAGATGTGGATAAAGCCTTTAGTTGATGAAGCTTCTAAACACAATGAAGAGAAGAGAGTAAAAGAATCAAAAGTAGTTGTAGTTAAAACGTTAAATCCAGAAGGGGTAGAAAAAATCAGGAGCTTGTTCGGAAAGGCTATAGAAGATGGAGAAGATACAGAGTTTGTAATAAAGATTTACACGATAGGTGCTCCTAGATATAGAATAGATGTAATCGGCACTGAACCAAAGGCTGTTACAGAAAGACTAAATTCAGTTGTGGAAAAATTGCAGGAAATAGCTAAAGATGAAGGAGTAGAAGTGAGCGTTCAAAAATGA
- a CDS encoding RNA-protein complex protein Nop10 yields MTWLLKKCPKDGTYTFQDKCPKCNAKTIIPHPPRFSPEDKYVKYRIEAKKGIKLNC; encoded by the coding sequence ATGACATGGCTATTAAAGAAATGCCCAAAAGATGGAACTTATACGTTTCAAGATAAATGTCCTAAATGCAATGCTAAAACTATAATACCCCATCCTCCCAGATTTTCGCCAGAAGACAAATATGTTAAATATAGAATAGAAGCTAAAAAAGGTATTAAATTAAATTGCTAA